The window TATTCAACCCGGCTGCCAAGCATGAAAAATGTTGCTTTTGCATCGTATTTATTCAACGTCTCAAGAATTTGCATTGTCACTTTAGGATCGGGTCCATCATCGAATGTGAGGGCGACTTTCTTAATGGCGTTGCTACTCTCTTCTTCAGTTCCTTCTTTTTCAACAGTATCCCCATCGCTGTCGTCTTGATTGGTGGAGGAGTCTGATTTTTTTGGAGGGATAGCAGTATTTTCCTCCTTTACAGGGTCTTTGGTAATCGTATTTTCGTCAGTATCTTCAATTACTAATTGGAATTTCTCGGAAAGTAAGTCATTTATATCACTTAACGGAATTGCTACAACTGGTGGACCGACTGTTCCTGATGCCAGCTCATTTTCGTCAAAATAAAAAATAAGAGATTCATCCGTAATTGCGAAATTATCGAAGTTCGACCAGAGAGGTTCCGTCTGGGTATGTACTTCTTCTAGAAAAAGATAGTCTGCCAGTAAAGGATCTTCGTATATTGCTTCACGTATTAAAGTAGAAAGAATCTCAAGTTGTTTCGGATCACGTCCGAAGACATCGGCGATTGTAAAACTTTCACCTGATTCAGGATTTAAATGGAATGACCGAATTTCAGTCGTACCGTTTGCATCTCCGGTTGTACTGCTGTTAACAAGTACAAAAGAATAGTTTCCTGAATTATGGGGGAGAGTTTCAAAAGAGATATTCAATTCACCTTTTAATTCACCGCTGCCTTGTTTGTTTTCTTCCATCGTCGTCAAGTAATCGCGTTTTGCATCCTTTATGTAACTAGAAATCGCTTTGTTGAATGTGCTATGTAAACTTTGGGGATATTGAATGGCAAATGGTGCATATATGTCATTCGAAGTTTCAGTAATGAGCTTAATACCTGGATAATGGGAGTCAATTGTATCGACCACAACTCCAGCTGAGGTTGCTGCTTTTTTATTTTCGGGAGGAGAAGCAGTCTCATTCTTAGTAGTTAGTGAAACTAAATAAATGGCAGAGACGGTTAGTGCGATGATAACGATTGAAAATGTAAAATCAATCCAGGAAGAACGGCGTTTGCGATGCGGTTTTTTCATGAAAAAAGACTCCTTTACTGTTTATAAAAAGTTAGACGGTTGAATCTCGTTAATAGTTTCAAAAAGTTATGTATTTTGTCGAACTCTAGCATTAAACATACTTTTCTAGTATACATGAAAAAAATGAAGGTACCAAGGATTGACATAAATTCGGAAGATACAGTTTTCCCCTATTCAGTAGGCAGTGAATTCGAGTATAAATAAACTGTGAAGGATTCTTGACATAATCACCGTAAAATCGGTCTTTCAGAGAGAAAGATTCTTTTTTCGTTTGTTGACTTATGCTATAATATCATCGTCCCGGATTTTGCAAATGCGGGTATGCTTTTGTATGTTTACAATTATTTGTGAATAATCCGAGCCGGTTGTTGACTATAACATGCAATTATAAAAACAAGGTGGTTGGAAAAAATGGAAAAAGATTCATATCAGGTTCTTCTCTATTATAAATACGTAACGATTGAAGATCCTGAAACGTTTGCTGTTGAACATTTGGCAGCTTGTAAGGAAATTGGTTTAAAAGGTCGTATTCTAGTTGGCAGTGAAGGTATCAACGGTACATGTTCAGGTACTATCGAACAGACGGAAGCGTATATGGACATGATGAAAAACGATGATCGTTTTAAAGAAATGGCTTTTAAAATTGACGAAGCAGACGGTCATGCTTTCAAGAAAATGCATGTGCGCGCACGGGAAGAAATTGTTAACCTGAGCCTCGCCGATGATATTAACCCGAATGAATTAACGGGCACTTACTTAAGTCCTGAAGAGTTCTTCAAACAAATGCAAGATGAAGACACAGTTGTCATCGATGCACGCAATGATTATGAATTCGATCTTGGACACTTCCGTGGTGCGGTTCGTCCAGAAATTGAAAATTTCCGGGATTTACCCGAATGGATTCGTGACAACAAAGAACAGTTCGAAGGGAAAAAAATTCTAACGTATTGCACGGGGGGGATCCGTTGTGAAAAATTTTCCGGATGGCTTGTTCGTGAAGGATTCGAGGATGTTGGACAATTGCACGGAGGAATCGTCACATACGGAAAAGACCCCGTTGCCAAAGGTCAGCTTTGGGATGGACAATGTTATGTGTTTGACGAGCGAATTGCAGTTCCAATCAATCAAGTAGAACATGTAATCGTTGGCCGTGACCATTTTGACGGTACGCCATGTGAACGCTATGTAAACTGTGCAAATCCAATATGTAACGCAAAAATCATTTGTTCCGAAGAAAATGAGCATATGTATATGCGCAGCTGTTCGGACGAATGCCGTACACACCCACGTAACCGTTACTTCGTTGAGCATAACTTAACGGTAGAACAATACGATGAGCGTCTTGAAGCGATTGAGCGCCGGAGAAATGAAACGCACGCGATCTAAATGAAAGATGCCTGAACAGATCTAGGTCTGCTCAGGCGTTTTTTTATTGTATGGACAGAAAGTGCTTCATCAGCTTTTTATTGTAAATAATAATGGCGATAGGAGTGAAAATAAGTATGGCTGTAAGCGCATCTTTTGCCGCTTTTCCAGTTATATCTGCTTCCCGTTCATCATTCGAATTAAATTCAGGCAAAATCATTTTTTTATAATAAAACGGATGTCAGGACTGTTCTTTATAAATTTATACTATTGTAAATGAATGATCCCTAATACAAACCAAAAGGTGACCATGAAATAAATTCTTGAGCTGCTTAGAGAAGTAGGTGAGTCATAATAGAAATTAAATGTGATAATTATCAATACTTTAAGAGATATGGCTATCAATAAGCTTCTCCTCTGAAATCCCCACATTTTCATTATTTATATTGTAGTACTTTAAATGAAATCAAATACGTCAGCAATCCAACTATAGGAATGGAGGCCGTTGTAAAGAGTGGATACCAAATGTAGTCAACAAAATAATTTGGAATGAACATGTAAGAACCAATTATGAAAAATGAGTAAACTAAAATAATGACGAATGCATTACTGACTGCCTTATGAGTAATTTGAACAGCTCGTTCATCTGAAACATCATACTCCGCCGCTAAGAATGCGTTTAAAATAGAATGTTTGTTTCTACGGACAAGAATAAATTGTACAGCATTAATGATGACAAATAAAATGGCGATAATTATAAAAATAAACCCTGGCCATCGATTGATAAAGACTTCAAACCCATCAATAAAGCCCCGGTCCATTTGGATAAATAGTTGCTCAACCCTTAAATAATCAAAAACCATTACCGCTAGAGACAGCAGTAGCATAATCCTTAAAAAAACTGTAATGTACATACTCAACTTTTCTTCTCCTCCTTCGAAAATATCCCCTCAATCGGCATTTCAAAGACTTCTGCTATATTCATAGCTAGCAGCAAGGAAGGGGTATAGCTTCCTTTTTCCAGCGAGACGATTGTTTGCCTTGTTACGCCGACTTTTTCTGCAAGTTCGCCTTGTGTCATATTGAAACGTGCTCTTAATTCCTTCACGCGGTTGGTAAGCAAACGGATTCCTCCTCTTTCTTGCAGTATGATAATAGAATTGTAAAGTAGATCAATCAAATTGTAAAGTGTACTGTACATTTAGAACAGTTGACTTTACATTTAGGTAATCGATTTTTGTCACTAATCTCCTTACCTATAGACCTTTCAAAGTGTTATAATAAGAACATTCAATTGAAATTGGAGGAACTATAGTTATGCAATGGAGAAATTTATATCGCGGATTCTTTATGGGGATTAGCGATCTTATACCTGGAGTGAGTGGAGGAACAATAGCGTTCATTTTGGGGATTTACGATGAATTATTAACGTCCATCAGCGGATTTTTTAGCCGCAATTGGAAAAAGCATATAGGATTTTTATTGCCATTAGGCCTTGGAATTGGGGCTACGCTATTATTGTTTAGTAGAGTAATCGAGTATTTACTTGAAAATTATCCTGCTCCTACCCAGTTTTTCTTTATGGGACTTGTCATCGGTGTGCTGCCTTTCATCACAAAACAAGCGGGTGTAAAGAAGAATTTTAACTGGAAACACTTCTTCCTCATCTTGTTGGTTGGAGCGGCACTCGCTTCATTGGCATTCATTAAGCCGCATGATACGACGGCTATCACGACCTTGACTGCGACGAATGCGATTGGCCTCTTTTTTGCAGGGTGGGCAGGCAGTATGGCTATGTTGTTGCCAGGAATTAGCGGTTCGTTTATTCTGCTGATTTTAGGTGTTTATTCCACAGCTATAGGAGCATTATCAAACCTAAATTTACCGATTATTGCTGTTATCGGTGCAGGTGTAATCGTGGGATTCATTGTCAGCAGTAAGGCAATCAGTTATTTACTGAAACACTTTACGTATATCACCTTCGCTGTAATTATTGGTCTCATCATCGGTTCGGTGTTTGTCATCTATCCAGGGATTCCGGACAGTGGAACGCCATTTGTTATGAGCGTTATTGCGTTCTTTACAGGTCTAATTGTTGCGAATATGTTCAGTTCTCCAAACAAAATAACTATCGTAAATAACTAGTGAAAAGTGCCGCGTCTGAAACGGATTAAATTGTTTCTGGACGCGGCACTTTTCTCATTGTTCGGCATTATAATTGTCCCTCCCGCATACTATGGATAAAACCATGCCCTGACTGGAGGGAAATTGATGGATATATTAAACAAAGTAAAAAGGTTCCGAGAAGAAGAAAACAAGCTTAAGTGGGAAGGTACGTTTGCAGAGTATTTGGCCATTGTAAAGGAAAGAAAAGAAGTCGCACAAACAGCACATTCACGCGTTTATAATATGATTAAAAGCTCTGGCCTGGTGGAGAAAGATGGAAACAGGCTCTATCAATTTTTTGGAGAAGAAATCTTTGGACTTGAAGAGTCAATCGAAAGACTTGTTGAAGAGTATTTTCATCCCGCGGCCAAACGACTAGAAGTTCGCAAACGAATTCTTTTATTGATGGGTCCTGTTAGCGGCGGTAAATCTACGATTGTTACTTTATTGAAACGTGGGCTTGAAAACTATTCTAAAACGGATGAGGGCGCAGTTTACGCTATAAAAGGCTGTCCGATGCATGAAGACCCGCTTCATTTAATTCCGCATCATTTACGCAAAGATTTCTTAGAGAGTTATGACATTCGTATTGAAGGCAGTTTGTCCCCGCTGAATACGATGCGGCTGGAGAAGGAATACGGCGGAGAAATTGAAAATGTAATGGTGGAACGAATCTTTTTCTCAGAAGACAGACGAGTCGGAATCGGAACCTTTACACCTTCTGATCCGAAGTCCCAAGATATTGCTGATTTAACGGGTAGCATCGATTTTTCTACAATTGCTGAATTTGGTTCTGAATCAGATCCGCGTGCTTATCGCTTTGATGGTGAATTGAATAAGGCAAACAGGGGAATGATGGAATTCCAGGAAATGTTGAAATTGGATGAGAAATTTTTATGGCATTTATTATCGTTGACGCAGGAAGGGAATTTTAAAGCGGGTAGGTTCGCATTAATCAGTGCAGACGAACTGATTGTGGCGCATACGAATGAAACTGAGTACCGAACTTTTATTTCCAATAAAAAGAATGAAGCTCTTCACTCGAGAATTATTGTGATGCCTATTCCCTATAATTTAAAAGTGAGTCAGGAAGAATGTATATATGAAAAAATGATAAAAGAGAGTGATATGACGCATGTTCATATCGCTCCGCACGCTTTAAAAGTGGCTGCTATCTTTTCTGTTCTGACGCGACTTGAAGACTCTAAAAAACAAGGAATCGATGTTGTAAAGAAAATGCGGCTCTATGATGGAGAAAATGTAGAAGGATTTAATCAGATGGATGTAGAGGATTTGAAGAAGGAATTTCCGAACGAAGGTATGAATGGGATTGATCCGCGTTATGTGATCAACCGTATTTCATCGGCTATTATTCGGAAAGAAGTTTCTTCAATTAATGCCCTGGATGTTTTACGGTCTTTGAAAGACGGGTTAGACCAGCATGCCTCGATTTCGCAAGCGGACCGAGATAAATATATGAACTATATTGCAATCGCCAGAAAAGAATTTGATGAAATTGCAAAGAAAGAAGTTCAAAAAGCATTTGTCTATTCGTATGAAGAGTCTGCGATATCGTTGATGGATAACTACCTCGATAATGTAGAGGCTTTTTGTAATAAAAATAAATTGAGAGACTTCTTAACTGGCGAAGAAATGAATCCTGACGAAAAACTTATGCGCTCCATTGAGGAGCAAATTGGTATTTCGGAAAATGCGAAAAAAGCGTTTCGAGAGGAAATTTTAATTCGGCTTTCCGCTTATGCAAGAACAGGTAAACGTTTTGACTATAATTCTCATGAACGTTTACGAGAAGCTATACAAAAGAAATTATTTTCAGATTTAAAAGATGTTGTCAAAATCACAACGTCCTCTAAAACGCCAGATGAATCGCATCTTAAAAAGGTGAATGAAGTGATTGCGAGACTCATTGATGAATATGGCTATAATTCCATTTCTGCGAACGAATTGCTACGCTACGTCGGAAGTCTGCTTAATCGATAAAGCGAAACTTTAATCAGTGGGGGTTTTTCGACGCACAGGACGTCGCGTACTTAGTCTGCCTCATCCCCCACTGATTGCTAGTTAAGCCATTCGGGCGTTTACGGGCAGTTGATCCCCTACTTATTATTCTTTTTTCTTCGAAGACTTGAAGTGGGAGTTTTACTATCCGTTATTGCGGGATAAATGCTTGAACAGAAGAAAACAAGACTGATGAAGTATTGGTCTTGTTTTTTTCTAAAAATCAATAGCAATAAATTGGATAAAAGATGGGTGTGGATGAAAATGAATGAAAAAGACAATGATCATTTCGCCGTCTCACAGGAAAACTGGTCTCTCCACCGAAAGGGCCATCAAGATCAACAACGTCATTTGGGTAAAGTAAAAGAAGCCATCCAAAATAATTTACCGGACTTAATTAGTGAGGAAAGTATCATCATGTCAAAAGGGCGCGATGTCATTAAAATACCAATTCGCTCACTAGATGAATACAAAATTCGTTATAATCGGGAAAAGTCAAAGCATGTAGGGCAAGGAACTGGTGAGAGCCAAGTCGGCGATGTGATTGCGAGCGATGGCTCGCAGGGGAAAAGTGGTACTGGGACAGGAAAAAAAGCAGGCGATCAAGCCGGGCAAGATTACTATGAGGCTGAGGTTTCGATTGCAGAGATAGAAGAAGCTTTGTTTAAAGAAATGGAACTGCCGAACTTAGAACAAAAAGAACAAGCTGATAATACAGCAGAGAAAATTGAGTTCAATGATATTCGTAAAAAAGGGCTTATCGGAAATATAGATAAAAAGCGAACCATTTTAACGGCTATTAAAAGGAATGCAATGAAAGGAAATGCTGAAATTGCACCCTTCCATAATGATGATTTACGTTTTAAAACTTGGGATGATGTAAGGAAACCTGAATCCAAAGCAGTTGTGCTCGCGATGATGGATACAAGTGCTTCAATGGGTAACTTTGAGAAAATGATGGCGAGAAGTTTCTTCTTTTGGATGGCAAACTTTTTACGAACGAAATATGAAACGGTCGAATTTGAATTTATTGCGCATCATACTGAAGCCAAAATAGTGACAGAAGAAGATTTCTTTTCGAAAGGGGAGAGTGGGGGCACAATCTGTTCTTCCGCTTACCTAACGGCGCTTGAGCTCATTGAGAAAAAATATAATCCCGCACGTTATAATATTTATCCATTTCACTTTTCAGACGGTGAAAATATGTCATCTGATAATGAAAAATGTATAAAACTTGTTGAAGAAATCATGGCAGTTTCCAATATGTTTGGTTACGGTGAGGTAAATGCCTATAATCGTTTTTCTACAATGATGTCCTCGTTTAAAAAAATCGATGATCCGAAGTTCCGTCATTATATTTTGAAGGAAAAACGGGATGTCTATTTTGCGCTTAAAAGCTTCTTCCATAAAAACTTGGAGGGATTCGATTGACGGAAATAAAAGCGCTTCATCGTGCGATTGATGAAATCACAGAAATTGCAACTGGTTTTGGCCTCGATTTTTATCCAATGCGTTATGAAATATGTCCCGCTGATATTATTTATACATTTGGGGCGTATGGCATGCCAACGCGCTTTACTCATTGGAGTTTTGGGAAACAATTTCATAAAATGAAGCTGCAATATGATCTTGGACTAAGCCAGATATATGAGCTTGTCATTAATTCGAATCCTTGTTATGCATTTTTGCTAGATACGAATAGCCTGATTCAAAATAAACTTATTGTTGCCCATGTTCTAGCTCACTGTGATTTTTTCAAAAATAATGTCCGCTTCTCCAACACGAGGAAGGACATGGTAGAAAGTATGACGGCAACGGCTGAACGTATTGCGAATTATGAAATGGTTTACGGCAAAGACGAAGTAGAGCATTTTTTAGATGCTGTGTTAGCGATTCAAGAACATATAGATCCTTCTATACTAAGGTATCAACGTCCCGCTGAAGCCATGGATGAGAAGGTTGAAGAAGAAGTTATACGAAAAACCCCTTATGATGATTTATGGAATTTAGGTAAAAAAGTATCTGAGAAGAAAATCGTACCAAGTCAAAAAGAAAAGAAAGTCCCCCTGACACAGGAAAAAGATATTTTGCTCTTTATTTTAGAATACAGTCGTGAACTGGAAGAATGGCAACGTGATATTTTAACGATGATGCGAGAGGAAATGCTCTACTTTTGGCCGCAGCTTGAAACAAAAATCATGAATGAAGGTTGGGCCTCATTTTGGCATCAACGGATTTTAAGGGAAATGAATTTAACATCTGGAGAAACAATAGAGTTTGCTACATTGAACGCGAATGTTATTCAACCTTCAAAAACAACAATCAATCCCTACTATCTTGGATTAAAAATATACGAAGATATCGAAAAGAGATACAATCATCCAACAGAAAAAATGAAGAAGTTAGGAATTAAACCGAACACGGGAAGAGAGAAAATGTTTGAAGTGAGAGAAATCGAATCGGATATTTCTTTTATTCGAAACTATGTCACGAAGGAATTGATCCAACAAGAGGATTTATATCTTTTTGAAAAAAAGGGCAACAATTATGAAATTACCACTAAAGATTATGAAGATATAAGAAATCAATTAGTCTCCATGCGTGTAAATGGCGGTTTTCCGTATATCGTTGTTGAAAATGGGGATTACTTGCGAAATGGAGAATTATATTTAGTGCATAAGTATGAAGGCACGGAATTGGATTTGAAGTATTTGGAAAGTGTGCTTCCTTATATTTATCAATTATGGGGACGGATTGTGCATATAGAAACGAATGTTGAGAATTTACAAGTTGTCTATTCGTATGATCGAAACAAGGTATATCGACGGTATGTATAGGTGAGGGTTGATTGTGAAAATAGTGTTGCCCCACGACTGGATTTTCGGTCTTGGGGTATTTTTATGTTTAAACTATAGACGCTTGCTGGATAGAGGGGGTAGATATTGATCGGTCTCGGAGCATTTATGGACGGTAAACGAGGAGATATGATTGGTCATGCGATGTTAGACAGGGAGATTTGATCGGTCATACGGTATTTATGGTCGGTAGACAAGGGAATGTGATCAGTCGCAGGACGCTTTTATACGAGACGAACTATTTTTACCATATTTAATGAAATAAAAAACTTCACTGATCTTGCTAGGGGATGTCCCTGCTCAGTAAATATAGGTATTCAATTGTTCAATATATATAGTTAAGGTTGACCGAAGTATTGAAAAGACGGATGATTGTAGAAATTGATTGATAAATTTAAAAACGAGAGAGGGGATTGACGATGATCCGTTATCCTGACCCACTAAAAAATGGACAAACTATTGGTGTTACTGCAACATCATCGGGCGTTGAGAGTGAATTGCATCATCTGTTAAGAGAATCTGCACATCAATTTGAAAAGAGAGGTTACGCTGTAAATTTTGGTGAAACGGTATGGACGAATGAAAAGCTTACATCGACGCCGAAAGATATGCGCTTGGCAGAGTTTAGGGAGATGATGGCGGATGAAGAAGTTTGTGCGATAATTCCTCCATGGGGTGGTCATTTTCTATTGGAATTACTGCCGCTCATTGATTTTAAAGAATTGAAACCTAAGTGGATTATGGGCTACTCAGATACAAGTACGTTGCTATTACCAATTACGCTACTAACTGGTATCGCGACAGTCCATGGAACGAATTTCGTCGATTTGCGAAGTGATGCATGGGATTCTGTTACCTCTAAATTTATTGAACTGCTAACTGCTTCCGCAGGTGACACAATTGTCCAGCATTCATCTGAAAAATACCAGTCCGAATGGCAACATGACGCACCCGCGGATCCGTACGTCTTTAAACTGGATACGGAGACGGAGTGGAAGACAATCGGCAATCAACCGGTCCAGTTTAAAGGCCGTCTCTTGTCCGGCTGTATCGATACAATCCGCCATTTGGTCGGAACTCCTTTTGGTGATGTGAAGAAGTTTCAAGAAAAGTTCATTGCGGGTGAAAAAGTCGTCTGGGCACTGGAAAATAGTGAAATGGATGCGCCGGATTTCTACCGTTCCATTCTTCAATTGCATAATGCAGGATGGTTTGACGATGCAGCTGGAATCATATTCGGCAGAACGGCCGCAGGATTGGCAAAAGGTGGTTTCAGTGATGTAGATGCAATGGAAAGGCTTGCGGAACTGACTGGAATTCCAGTAGTTTACAATGCGGATATTGGGCATGTGCCTCCCCAAATGACGTTCGTTAATGGAGCAATTGCAGAAATCGAAGTGGCAGGAGGAAAAGCCTCAGTCACGACGAGATTTATATAGCAAGGAAAAATATTTTTTCTTTTGGATTTTATTTGTGAATTGTCGAAAAACTTGTTGCTGATTATTATCTTTTCTCTTATAGTTAATAAAACATATTGTTTTACTATGATTTGAAAGGGTGACTAAAATGTCAACAAGCCAGTTAATAACAGTCGAAACAAGTGGCGTTTGGATTAGTGGAGTAAAAACCGAGATTTCGGTCCGGGAGTTTGAACCATTCATCATCGACGAACCAAAGAGTCTTGGCGGCAACGATGAAGGGCCGAATCCGGTTGAATATGTGCTTGCTGGATTATCCGGCTGTACGTCAGTTATGATTTCAATCATTGCCAAAGAATTAAATTTTTCTTATGAAGCAGTTGAATTTAAGAATGCTGGTGCACTTGATGTACAGGGATTGATGGGCGTGGATGGCGTATCGCCTCATTTTCAATCTGTAGATTTTGATATTGTTATCAAAACAAACGAAACGGATGCGCGCCTTCAACACTTAAAAGAGTCTGTTGAAAAAAGATGTCCTGTGATGAATTTACTTGTCGATGCGGGTGTTCCTGTAACGTCAAATTGGATAAAGGGTTAATATAACTTCACCAATTTACTAGCGCACACAGCCAAACGAATTGGTATTATACATGTAGTTCCTCTGCGATCGCAATCGCAGCAGGGACTTTTTAGTTTGCCGAGAAACGAACGGTCTTTCATTCCAATATACTGCTTAATCTGGTATTCTTAAAGAAATGCTCGTGACGAAAGGATGATTGAAATGGCTGGACCGGCACTTAAACAACTTCATTCCCACCGTGCAATTCATGAAGGCGGGCTTTCTGGAGCAGTTGGTAAGACGGACGGTATGATGGACTTCTTAAAGCAGGGTGATCTTGAATTAGCGAACCAGGCAGCGGATGATCTGATTGAATACTGGAAGACGCGTGTTATCAGTCATGCGGATGCAGAAGAGCAAGGATTTTATGACGAAGTCGCGGAACTGAAGCCAGAATTGAAAGAAGCGGTCGTTCAATTGACTAGGGATCACGATTTATTGCGAATTATTGTAAGAGACATTGAGCAATTGCGCGAAGAGGAGAACTTGAGCCCGGGCGTTCTTCACCGATTTCATGCTTTACTTGTCGTCAATGAAATACATAGCCGTGATGAAGAACGTATGCTTTTTGAAAAATAAACCAACAACAAGCACCATAATCCGGTGCTTTTTTCTTCGTCTAAGCTCTACTACTTAGGAGCTCGGATCATAAAGAGTCTGGAAAGTTCATCGTACTGTCGTCAGTCCAGCATGCGATAAAGCATACCGCGTCGCGGGCCTGATATAAGGCTACCTTTCATCTAAGGTGCTTTCGCTTTTGAAATTGATTACTAGTAAGGAGATGGTCCAAATCGAAAAAGCCTTATCAATATTGACAACGTATTTTGGGTATCCTTCTTTCAGAACAGGGCAAGAAAAAGTAATTCGCGGTGTTATGCAAAATAAGGATACGCTTTGTGTTATGCCGACCGGAGGCGGAAAATCCGTTTGTTATCAGGTTCCTGCACTTGTGATGGAAGGGACTGTTCTTGTTATTTCACCGCTTATTTCTTTGATGAAAGACCAGGTCGATGCGCTTCATCAAGTAGGGATTCCCGCTGCATACATCAACAGTTCACTGTCTTCAGAGGAATACTTTGAGACGATGGAGAGAGCCGTTCTAGGCGAATTCCAGCTTCTATACGTGGCACCGGAACGTCTTGACTCACCGTCTTTCAAAAATCAGTTGCGGAGGATGACAATTCCAATGGTCGCCATCGACGAGGCACATTGTATTTCGCAATGGGGTCACGATTTCCGTCCAAGTTACCGAAATATCAGCAGCATTGTTTCTTTATTTGATGAAAAACCGGTTATTCTTGCGCTTACGGCTACGGCTACACCTGCTGTTCGGGAAGATATTTGCAAACAGTTAGGAATCAGTGAAGAGAATACGGTAATGACTGGTTTTGAAAGGGCAAATCTTACTTTTTCCGTCGTTAAAGGTCAGGATCGCGAGAAATTCGTGAAAGAGTATGTGCGAAAAAATGAAGGAGAAGCAGGAATCATTTATGCAGCTACACGGAAAGCTGTCGATTCTGTCCATGACATCCTTCAAAAAAGTGGGGTAAAAGTTGCGAAATATCATGCGGGACTGGGGGATATTGAACGCCAGTCTGGACAAGACCGCTTTTTAAATGACGAAGCTGCTGTCATGGTTGCGACGAATGCATTTGGCATGGGCATCGACAAATCCAACATCCGTTACGTCATCCATTACCAGATGCCGAAAAACAT of the Sporosarcina sp. FSL K6-1508 genome contains:
- a CDS encoding polysaccharide deacetylase family protein, producing MKKPHRKRRSSWIDFTFSIVIIALTVSAIYLVSLTTKNETASPPENKKAATSAGVVVDTIDSHYPGIKLITETSNDIYAPFAIQYPQSLHSTFNKAISSYIKDAKRDYLTTMEENKQGSGELKGELNISFETLPHNSGNYSFVLVNSSTTGDANGTTEIRSFHLNPESGESFTIADVFGRDPKQLEILSTLIREAIYEDPLLADYLFLEEVHTQTEPLWSNFDNFAITDESLIFYFDENELASGTVGPPVVAIPLSDINDLLSEKFQLVIEDTDENTITKDPVKEENTAIPPKKSDSSTNQDDSDGDTVEKEGTEEESSNAIKKVALTFDDGPDPKVTMQILETLNKYDAKATFFMLGSRVEYYPEIAKKVQEAGHELGNHTWNHPDLTKADVEKVRSEINKTNSIIEDVTGQKVTAFRPPYGAVNKTVRSQTSLPIILWDVDTLDWKHRDPNKLLTNVKSATKDGSTILMHDIHQSTADGLDAVLAYLQSEGYTFVKVSELNQ
- the trhO gene encoding oxygen-dependent tRNA uridine(34) hydroxylase TrhO, which encodes MEKDSYQVLLYYKYVTIEDPETFAVEHLAACKEIGLKGRILVGSEGINGTCSGTIEQTEAYMDMMKNDDRFKEMAFKIDEADGHAFKKMHVRAREEIVNLSLADDINPNELTGTYLSPEEFFKQMQDEDTVVIDARNDYEFDLGHFRGAVRPEIENFRDLPEWIRDNKEQFEGKKILTYCTGGIRCEKFSGWLVREGFEDVGQLHGGIVTYGKDPVAKGQLWDGQCYVFDERIAVPINQVEHVIVGRDHFDGTPCERYVNCANPICNAKIICSEENEHMYMRSCSDECRTHPRNRYFVEHNLTVEQYDERLEAIERRRNETHAI
- a CDS encoding helix-turn-helix transcriptional regulator; the protein is MLTNRVKELRARFNMTQGELAEKVGVTRQTIVSLEKGSYTPSLLLAMNIAEVFEMPIEGIFSKEEKKS
- a CDS encoding DUF368 domain-containing protein: MQWRNLYRGFFMGISDLIPGVSGGTIAFILGIYDELLTSISGFFSRNWKKHIGFLLPLGLGIGATLLLFSRVIEYLLENYPAPTQFFFMGLVIGVLPFITKQAGVKKNFNWKHFFLILLVGAALASLAFIKPHDTTAITTLTATNAIGLFFAGWAGSMAMLLPGISGSFILLILGVYSTAIGALSNLNLPIIAVIGAGVIVGFIVSSKAISYLLKHFTYITFAVIIGLIIGSVFVIYPGIPDSGTPFVMSVIAFFTGLIVANMFSSPNKITIVNN
- a CDS encoding PrkA family serine protein kinase codes for the protein MDILNKVKRFREEENKLKWEGTFAEYLAIVKERKEVAQTAHSRVYNMIKSSGLVEKDGNRLYQFFGEEIFGLEESIERLVEEYFHPAAKRLEVRKRILLLMGPVSGGKSTIVTLLKRGLENYSKTDEGAVYAIKGCPMHEDPLHLIPHHLRKDFLESYDIRIEGSLSPLNTMRLEKEYGGEIENVMVERIFFSEDRRVGIGTFTPSDPKSQDIADLTGSIDFSTIAEFGSESDPRAYRFDGELNKANRGMMEFQEMLKLDEKFLWHLLSLTQEGNFKAGRFALISADELIVAHTNETEYRTFISNKKNEALHSRIIVMPIPYNLKVSQEECIYEKMIKESDMTHVHIAPHALKVAAIFSVLTRLEDSKKQGIDVVKKMRLYDGENVEGFNQMDVEDLKKEFPNEGMNGIDPRYVINRISSAIIRKEVSSINALDVLRSLKDGLDQHASISQADRDKYMNYIAIARKEFDEIAKKEVQKAFVYSYEESAISLMDNYLDNVEAFCNKNKLRDFLTGEEMNPDEKLMRSIEEQIGISENAKKAFREEILIRLSAYARTGKRFDYNSHERLREAIQKKLFSDLKDVVKITTSSKTPDESHLKKVNEVIARLIDEYGYNSISANELLRYVGSLLNR
- the yhbH gene encoding sporulation protein YhbH gives rise to the protein MNEKDNDHFAVSQENWSLHRKGHQDQQRHLGKVKEAIQNNLPDLISEESIIMSKGRDVIKIPIRSLDEYKIRYNREKSKHVGQGTGESQVGDVIASDGSQGKSGTGTGKKAGDQAGQDYYEAEVSIAEIEEALFKEMELPNLEQKEQADNTAEKIEFNDIRKKGLIGNIDKKRTILTAIKRNAMKGNAEIAPFHNDDLRFKTWDDVRKPESKAVVLAMMDTSASMGNFEKMMARSFFFWMANFLRTKYETVEFEFIAHHTEAKIVTEEDFFSKGESGGTICSSAYLTALELIEKKYNPARYNIYPFHFSDGENMSSDNEKCIKLVEEIMAVSNMFGYGEVNAYNRFSTMMSSFKKIDDPKFRHYILKEKRDVYFALKSFFHKNLEGFD